In Agromyces sp. SYSU T00194, a genomic segment contains:
- a CDS encoding 3'-5' exonuclease, whose protein sequence is MPVDFTAIDFETANRSSASACSVGLVKVRDGRAVDEAYWLIRPPFPHDEFNEWNVRIHGITPDQVEDAPGWGDLLPEFAAFAGDDWLVAHNAGFDMGVLRGLAEAFEVEAPNHRYLCSLQVARNTYHLDSYRLPVAAMAAGFEDFSHHNALDDSRACAAIVAHAAKRHEADDLEALARSARVRVGTIGAVATREHRSEHGPMALQ, encoded by the coding sequence GTGCCAGTGGACTTCACCGCGATCGACTTCGAGACCGCCAACCGATCGAGCGCGTCGGCGTGCTCCGTCGGGTTGGTGAAGGTGCGCGACGGGCGCGCGGTCGACGAGGCGTACTGGCTCATCCGCCCGCCGTTCCCGCACGACGAGTTCAACGAGTGGAACGTGCGCATCCACGGCATCACTCCCGACCAGGTCGAGGACGCCCCCGGGTGGGGCGACCTGCTGCCCGAGTTCGCCGCATTCGCGGGCGACGACTGGCTCGTGGCGCACAACGCGGGCTTCGACATGGGCGTGCTGCGCGGCCTCGCCGAGGCCTTCGAGGTCGAGGCGCCGAACCACCGCTACCTGTGCAGCCTGCAGGTCGCGCGCAACACCTACCACCTCGACTCGTACCGCCTGCCGGTCGCGGCCATGGCCGCGGGCTTCGAGGACTTCTCGCACCACAACGCCCTCGACGACTCGCGCGCGTGCGCCGCCATCGTCGCCCACGCGGCGAAGCGGCACGAGGCCGACGACCTCGAGGCGCTCGCCCGCTCGGCGCGCGTGCGCGTCGGCACGATCGGAGCGGTCGCGACCCGCGAGCACCGGTCCGAACACGGCCCGATGGCCCTGCAGTAG
- the rmuC gene encoding DNA recombination protein RmuC: protein MDILALLIGLVAGAAIGALVTVLVRSRRVADAPAGDDPALVQARHQGELQQVRADEAQARAELLAEQQRVQGELRADLAAASTEADNLREQITQQRTQFREYVEQQRTDQAERAEREKRESAVLQALSPVRETLSTMQRKVAELEQQRSEQYGSIAEQLKQAQLNDEQLRATTESLASALRSNSTRGVWGETQLRRVVEAAGLAQYVDFDTQASITTDAGAGRPDMVIRLPGGKSIAVDAKVPLEHYIEASQIAVTASGDEGARRKALIERHVKALRGHIDALAKKTYWEGLDASPEFVIAFIPSESLLSAALEADPALLDYAFGKRVALASPVNLWAVLKTVAYTWQQQAVSDEAKKLFDLGNTLYQRIGTLAGHADGLRRAIERTVESYNKFANSLESRVLVTARQFPGIDTTKISALAEPEPIHETPRRLAAAELTELDAGDDVRMVEAGSFGTAATDVAEAAGRDADARAAEHDVELDFDSGEPLLDLDPEIRSI, encoded by the coding sequence ATGGACATCCTCGCCCTCCTCATCGGCCTCGTGGCAGGCGCCGCCATCGGCGCGCTCGTCACCGTGCTCGTGCGTTCGCGTCGGGTGGCGGATGCGCCCGCGGGCGACGACCCCGCCCTCGTCCAGGCGCGCCACCAGGGCGAGCTGCAGCAGGTCCGCGCCGACGAGGCGCAGGCCCGCGCCGAGCTGCTCGCCGAGCAGCAGCGCGTGCAGGGCGAGCTGCGCGCCGACCTCGCGGCCGCGTCGACCGAGGCCGACAACCTGCGCGAGCAGATCACGCAGCAGCGCACGCAGTTCCGCGAGTACGTCGAGCAGCAGCGCACCGACCAGGCCGAGCGCGCCGAGCGCGAGAAGCGCGAGTCGGCGGTGCTGCAGGCGCTGAGCCCCGTGCGCGAGACGCTCAGCACCATGCAGCGCAAGGTCGCCGAGCTCGAGCAGCAGCGCAGCGAGCAGTACGGCTCGATCGCCGAGCAGCTGAAGCAGGCGCAGCTGAACGACGAGCAGCTCCGGGCGACGACCGAGTCGCTCGCCTCGGCGCTGCGCTCGAACAGCACCCGCGGCGTCTGGGGCGAGACCCAGCTGCGCCGCGTGGTCGAGGCCGCCGGCCTCGCCCAGTACGTCGACTTCGACACCCAGGCGTCGATCACGACCGATGCGGGCGCCGGGCGCCCCGACATGGTCATCCGCCTCCCCGGCGGCAAGTCCATCGCGGTCGACGCGAAGGTGCCGCTCGAGCACTACATCGAGGCCAGCCAGATCGCCGTCACCGCCTCCGGCGACGAGGGTGCGCGTCGCAAGGCCCTCATCGAGCGGCACGTCAAGGCGCTGCGCGGCCACATCGACGCGCTCGCGAAGAAGACCTACTGGGAGGGCCTCGACGCCAGCCCCGAGTTCGTCATCGCGTTCATCCCGAGCGAGTCGCTGCTGTCGGCCGCCCTCGAAGCCGACCCGGCGCTGCTCGACTACGCCTTCGGCAAGCGCGTCGCGCTCGCCTCCCCGGTGAACCTCTGGGCCGTGCTCAAGACGGTCGCGTACACGTGGCAGCAGCAGGCGGTGTCCGACGAGGCCAAGAAGCTGTTCGACCTCGGCAACACGCTCTACCAGCGCATCGGCACGCTCGCCGGGCACGCCGACGGCCTGCGCCGCGCCATCGAGCGCACCGTCGAGAGCTACAACAAGTTCGCCAACTCGCTCGAGTCGCGCGTGCTCGTCACCGCCCGCCAGTTCCCCGGCATCGACACCACGAAGATCTCGGCCCTGGCCGAGCCCGAGCCCATCCACGAGACGCCCCGCCGCCTCGCCGCGGCCGAGCTCACCGAACTCGACGCCGGCGACGACGTGCGCATGGTCGAGGCCGGCTCGTTCGGCACCGCGGCGACCGACGTCGCCGAGGCGGCCGGGCGCGACGCCGACGCCCGCGCCGCCGAGCACGACGTCGAGCTCGACTTCGACTCCGGTGAGCCGCTGCTCGACCTCGACCCCGAGATCCGCTCGATCTGA
- a CDS encoding MFS transporter: protein MRVPRALRPFGLGQYRLLTGALAFSLFSAGCWIVASVWQVVELGGSPVDLSVVATGAAVGLVLAVLFGGVAADRIPQRRILLGVEAVRGAAFGTAALLALGGAIEVWHLAVLAFVLGVADGFFYPAYSAWLPGILPEDQLQAANGVEGVLRPTLMNAGGPAAASLLIAVGSPGLAFAVIAVAQVGAFALLLVMRTTPLRGERENDDVHPLRRTFLDLRAGFGYLRRTVWLLASLLFAVFMVLVIMGPIEVLLPFAVRDQAGGGAGEFALVLAAFGVGGAIGSLWVGSLRMPRRYLTLLMLGFGFGCLPLAIIGFTDALWVMVAALFVCGLLFQGAQVLWGTLLQRRVPPHMLGRVSSLDFFVSLALMPVSMAIAGPVGEAIGLAPTFLVAGLVPPVIAVITIWVARLGRDELAHPLEDVPLSTGAIETVTGGSAAAGFERSVDEPHPDDRAP, encoded by the coding sequence ATGCGCGTCCCCCGGGCGCTGCGGCCGTTCGGGCTCGGCCAGTACCGGCTGCTGACCGGCGCACTGGCGTTCTCGCTGTTCAGCGCGGGCTGTTGGATCGTCGCATCCGTCTGGCAGGTCGTCGAGCTCGGCGGGTCGCCGGTCGACCTGTCGGTCGTGGCGACCGGGGCCGCGGTCGGCCTGGTGCTCGCCGTGCTGTTCGGCGGGGTCGCGGCCGATCGCATTCCGCAGCGGCGCATCCTCCTCGGCGTCGAGGCGGTGCGCGGCGCCGCGTTCGGCACCGCGGCGCTGCTCGCGCTGGGCGGGGCGATCGAGGTGTGGCACCTCGCCGTGCTCGCGTTCGTGCTGGGCGTGGCCGACGGGTTCTTCTACCCGGCGTACTCGGCGTGGCTGCCGGGCATCTTGCCCGAGGACCAGTTGCAGGCCGCCAACGGGGTGGAGGGGGTGCTGCGCCCGACGCTCATGAACGCTGGGGGTCCGGCGGCGGCGAGCCTGCTCATCGCCGTCGGATCGCCGGGCCTCGCGTTCGCGGTGATCGCGGTCGCGCAGGTGGGCGCGTTCGCGCTGCTGCTCGTGATGCGCACGACGCCGCTGCGCGGCGAGCGGGAGAACGACGACGTGCATCCGCTGCGGCGCACGTTCCTCGACCTGCGCGCCGGGTTCGGGTACCTGCGTCGCACCGTGTGGCTGCTCGCGTCGCTGCTGTTCGCGGTGTTCATGGTGCTCGTGATCATGGGCCCGATCGAGGTGCTGCTGCCGTTCGCGGTGCGCGACCAGGCCGGCGGCGGTGCGGGCGAGTTCGCGCTCGTGCTCGCCGCCTTCGGCGTCGGCGGGGCGATCGGTTCGCTCTGGGTCGGCTCGCTGCGGATGCCCCGGCGCTACCTCACCCTGCTGATGCTGGGGTTCGGGTTCGGATGCCTGCCGCTCGCGATCATCGGGTTCACCGACGCCCTCTGGGTGATGGTCGCAGCGCTGTTCGTGTGCGGCCTGCTCTTCCAGGGGGCGCAGGTGCTCTGGGGCACGTTGCTGCAGCGGCGCGTGCCGCCGCACATGCTCGGCCGCGTGTCGAGCCTGGACTTCTTCGTGTCGCTCGCGCTGATGCCGGTGTCGATGGCGATCGCGGGGCCCGTGGGCGAGGCGATCGGATTGGCGCCGACGTTCCTGGTGGCGGGGCTCGTGCCACCGGTCATCGCGGTGATCACCATCTGGGTCGCCCGGCTCGGTCGGGACGAACTGGCGCACCCGCTCGAGGACGTGCCGCTGTCGACCGGGGCGATCGAGACGGTGACCGGCGGGTCGGCGGCCGCGGGCTTCGAACGCTCGGTGGACGAGCCGCACCCGGACGACCGGGCCCCCTGA